A section of the Salmo trutta chromosome 4, fSalTru1.1, whole genome shotgun sequence genome encodes:
- the LOC115191986 gene encoding leucine-rich repeats and immunoglobulin-like domains protein 1 has translation MLFSQRKKMKVTLLYLFVLCSAQHSAQPETWQVKGIAGKSLSFPERVLKSGNLLYGDLGKVAHVYPGKQSNTNLVKRFKNRLHWNNVTGFFTLSDLQIDDSGIYTVANADEEKMTHAFQLTVYYVLSKPQVTVHDNISCTVVCSVENGREVTLSWYRGEERLNQTSSPDLNITLSLPLKVDEQNRESYRCEAANPVSKGTGVVPHSCIESDPSKVTDGDERTPGSLLIAVICVLVASGLVGLAICLKKRNRHSHAGGAKRYTRT, from the exons ATGCTGTTTTctcaaagaaaaaaaatgaaggTGACGCTACTGTATCTCTTCG tACTCTGCTCAGCCCAGCATTCAGCCCAACCTGAGACTTGGCAGGTGAAAGGAATCGCGGGAAAGTCTCTCTCTTTTCCAGAAAGGGTGTTGAAGTCTGGCAATTTACTTTATGGAGACCTTGGCAAAGTTGCACATGTGTATCCTGGTAAACAAAGTAATACCAACCTTGTGAAGAGATTTAAAAACCGCCTTCACTGGAACAATGTTACTGGATTCTTCACTTTGTCAGACCTACAAATAGACGATTCTGGGATTTACACTGTGGCGAATGCAGATGAAGAGAAGATGACACATGCATTTCAGCTGACTGtgtact ATGTTCTGTCCAAACCTCAGGTGACGGTCCATGATAACATCTCCTGTACAGTGGTGTGTTCTGTGGAGAACGGGAGAGAGGTGACCCTGTCCtggtacagaggagaggagagactcaaCCAGACCagcagccctgacctcaatatcaccctctctctacctctcaagGTGGATGAACAGAACAGAGAGTCTTACAGATGTGAGGCTGCCAACCCAGTCAGCAAGGGGACAGGTGTTGTTCCACATTCCTGTATAGAGAGTGATCCCTCCAAGGTgacag ATGGTGATGAGAGGACTCCAGGTTCTCTTCTTATTGCTGTAATCTGTGTTCTGGTTGCTTCAGGACTTGTTGGACTTGCAATATGTCTTAAGAAGAGAAACAGACACTCACATGCAG GAGGAGCGAAGAGGTATACCAGAACTTGA